The stretch of DNA AAAGCCGGGTCTTCAGGTGCTTCACCGCCTCGCTTTGGTTGGCTGTTCTCAGGCAGTAAAACCTTTTCAGTCATTGAGGGTGTTATTGAACGAGAGGCGGGTGCCGGGGAGCGCACATAATCAACCGGCCCCGTGATCAGGCTGCTTTTCAACGCCTCATGAAAAATGGAGTGCCAGTTTCTGTACTCGTCGATTGTCAGGGTAAAGGTTTCCCCGTCAATGGTATGTACTGTGACCATCATCACACCGTCTTCATTTAATCTGAACAAGACAGAAAAATATCCGCAATAGCGTGCAGCTAACAGGGTGTCGAGTGTTTGGGTATCATCACACAAGGTAACAGAACCGACTGTATCTTCATCTGCCCGGTATAGCATCGGGCAGTTTTTTATAGGGATGAGTTCTCTGGCTTGCCCTTCGGGGTTGCTTGTCATCTCAGAGTACAGATACTGCTGGTTATCCAATCCGGTAACAATCCATAAAAAGCCATCCAGAAAAGGTAATCGACTTTTAGTCAGCTGAGGTTTCTGGGTTGTCACGCCAGCGGCTTCAGGAGGGGCACTGATTATGTGCCAGTGTTTATTGTTAATGTGGTACGAAGGATGCGAAGGAGATGTAATGCAGTCATTCTGGTCACAATTTATTTGTTTCAGTAACAATTGACTTTGGGAGTCTCTGAATATCGATGGTATGAAGGTACCAATGCCCAAAGCGGAGCCAGCCTGAGAATGTGTGATTTGAGAAGCAAATAACAGTGTGGCAAGAGCGATATGAACAGATCTGGCTTCTGTTAACTTTGACATCTGTTTTCCAGTATTCATTTCTATCCCGAAAAAGGCTAGCCAAAAATACCGGCATGGCAAGAACTCCACTGTCACTCCCGCTTTCGCAGGAATAACGGCGGTATGTTTTTACCTGCTGCTTCCCTTATACGAAATTATGATTCCGGTTCAAACCGTAATACATGCCGACACCAACACCCAGCGCACTGGAAGCAACGACAGGGTAACCAAGCGCAAAGGCACCGAGAGAGCCGTAAACAATCCCACGGAAAACATGAGTAAACGCGGTATCACGAAAAGCCTGATGTAAATAGTGATCGGGCAAATCCGCGATTTCCGCTATGACATTAGAAACCGCGCCCGTAAGAACTCCGACTTTAAAGCCGACATGGAGAGGATTAAGCGGATAAGACGCCGCAAAATTAATGCCCTCGTGACCAAAAGGTTTACCCACTACAACGCTCAAACCAGCAATCGCCATAGTAAATAAACCAGTCGCCATTCCTGACATGAGTCCCTGACCCAGAGCATTTAAAGGGATTCTGACCGCTTTTATGCACCGTCCGAGCAATGAGGGAGCAGGGGTGGGTGTTGTTATGCGAGGTTGTATTTGCCTCTCAGGGCAGATGGGTACAGAACAGTCTCTGCCGAAAACATCTGCATTGTCGGAAGAACGAGCCTCCTGAACCTGATCCTGATTCGGATCTTCAAACGCTCGATAATCTGTTCTGTTTTCCATTGCGGCCGGTATCATAAGGCAAACTCCTTTTTTAATTTGTTACTTTGAACGGTGATTCCGCCTGTCCATCAGACAGAATATGTTTTATTGCCATGGCACAGAGCCTGTCCATACTTCCATCCCACTGCTCCGGGGGTGTCTGCAGGTGTTGGCCA from Endozoicomonas sp. NE40 encodes:
- a CDS encoding DUF2608 domain-containing protein; its protein translation is MSKLTEARSVHIALATLLFASQITHSQAGSALGIGTFIPSIFRDSQSQLLLKQINCDQNDCITSPSHPSYHINNKHWHIISAPPEAAGVTTQKPQLTKSRLPFLDGFLWIVTGLDNQQYLYSEMTSNPEGQARELIPIKNCPMLYRADEDTVGSVTLCDDTQTLDTLLAARYCGYFSVLFRLNEDGVMMVTVHTIDGETFTLTIDEYRNWHSIFHEALKSSLITGPVDYVRSPAPASRSITPSMTEKVLLPENSQPKRGGEAPEDPAFFSKSKKSNKKKSRQVDDSGRSMTAVGEAFARFLHRSGDEPETSSQQSRPPENHGQAESGEQSPAARVEIDNLDTVTEFVRHGEPTVIAFDLDDTLITQDVVNEEPQQVQLHSNLAELVKRIRRQAGGKNARVIILTQNSEERFNDKVKTTDLNLDLFDDVVRTGQTPQKSDYKTDEDYKRAIAGAEEINSPPDKGKGIRYFLEKTRHPARHLILVDDNETHLDNFARECLQLNIRCTTIQFNGARSINIRYNQYLSKMFN